The genome window CGCGAGCCAGCCGGCGGCGTCGCGGACCAGCGCGGCCAGCGACGCGACGTCGTGGTCTCGTCCGCTGTCCGGGGCGATGTCGAAGGGGCGGTCCAGGTGCACCCTGGTGTCCGTCCCGCGCTGCGCGCACTCGTCGAATAGGACACCCATGTCGTGCGGTTTCACGCGCTCTCGTCTCCTGGGTTCTTCGGAAGTGGCCTGCGCAGTGGGTCGCCCGGCGCGACCTCGGGCGCCTCCGGGGGTCGCGACCGACCTGCGCGGTTCATGCGGCGGTTCGTGTGGCCGGTCGCGATGTGCCCAGCCTGCTCAGGGTCCGGGACGCGGCGAGCACGCCCGCGCGCACGGCTCCTTCGCTCGCCGGGCGCAGCATCACCCAGTCACCGGCGTAGTCGACCGAACCGACGGGCCGCGCCATGAACCCGGCGCGCGCCCGCAGCGCCGCCGGAGTGGCTTCGGGCAGCCCGTAGCGGAAGCCGTGGACGAAGTTGGCGACGTTGGCTGCCCCGAACCCGGGAAGGTAGCGCGGGACGGCGTTGGTGAGCCGCGCGACGACCTCCTGTTCCGGCGCCTCCAGCAGCGACGGGATCGTCCTGGCACTGGCCATCAGGCTGAGCAGGCCACGGCCCGCCGGCGCCCGGCCGGGGTGCTTGGCGTGGTCGACGATGATGCCGGAGAGCACGTCGTCCTCGGCCTCCGGCGTCAGCAGCACGTACAGCGGCCTGCTCGACTCCGGCTCGAGCGGGCGGTCGAGCAGGCAGCTCACCTTCAGGGCCGGGGTGAACGTGCAGGCCCGCAGGAACGCCAGTTCCGAGGGGGGCGGGTTGGCGTGCAGCCGCGCCGCGATCGGCGCGGGCACGCACAGCAGCACCGTCCTTGCCGTCACCACCTCGCCACCGACAGACAGGCGGGCGAAGTCGCGGTCGGCGACCACCTCGCCGACCATGCGCCCGACCGCCACGTCCAGCTCGCGGGCCAGCCGCAGCGCGAGGGTGTCCATGCCGTCGCGGTAGGTGCGCCAGGACGCGGCATCGCCGACCGCGACCAGCAGGCTCAGCATCGACGCCGCGGCCGAACGCGTGGTGTCCCAGCCGAAGAAGCTGCCCGCCACCGGCTGGAACAGGTAGTCGTGCAGGTCGGGGTGGTAACGCCGGGCGAACGCGGCGACCGTGGCCTCTCCCGCGGGCGTGGCCTCGGGGTGATCCGGGTCGAACTCGCGCCTGCGCCGCGACGCCCAGGCCAGGAACCGCGCGAGGTCCAGCCGGGCCCGCGCGGACAACCCGGCACCGGTCAGCAGCGCGCCGCGTTCGGCGACACCGGGGTGCGCTCTCCCGCCGCGCCACATGCCGATGGACTTGCCGATCAGCGGGATCTCGTCGAGCGGCACACCCAGCCTGCGCAGCAGCTCCCACGTCGCGCGGTAGCCGCGCGGGGAGATCTGCTCGGCACCCTGGTCGATCGTGTAGCCCTCGTAGCGGAAGCTCGCCATCCGGCCGCCGACGTGGGGCTCGGCCTCGTAGACCCGGACGGCGAGTCCGGACCGCTGCAGCTCGTGGGCGGCGGTCAGCCCGGCGATGCCGGCGCCGACCACTGCCACGTCCAGATCCGGCGT of Saccharopolyspora erythraea contains these proteins:
- a CDS encoding protoporphyrinogen/coproporphyrinogen oxidase produces the protein MTPDLDVAVVGAGIAGLTAAHELQRSGLAVRVYEAEPHVGGRMASFRYEGYTIDQGAEQISPRGYRATWELLRRLGVPLDEIPLIGKSIGMWRGGRAHPGVAERGALLTGAGLSARARLDLARFLAWASRRRREFDPDHPEATPAGEATVAAFARRYHPDLHDYLFQPVAGSFFGWDTTRSAAASMLSLLVAVGDAASWRTYRDGMDTLALRLARELDVAVGRMVGEVVADRDFARLSVGGEVVTARTVLLCVPAPIAARLHANPPPSELAFLRACTFTPALKVSCLLDRPLEPESSRPLYVLLTPEAEDDVLSGIIVDHAKHPGRAPAGRGLLSLMASARTIPSLLEAPEQEVVARLTNAVPRYLPGFGAANVANFVHGFRYGLPEATPAALRARAGFMARPVGSVDYAGDWVMLRPASEGAVRAGVLAASRTLSRLGTSRPATRTAA